One part of the Segnochrobactrum spirostomi genome encodes these proteins:
- a CDS encoding YihY/virulence factor BrkB family protein produces the protein MEVGAGRIRARFKQSIVRRVVGEVYTHFTADDGWAMASHLALQTLLSLFPFLIVVAAIAGIIGSQRLASEVASMVFDTWPKEVARPMAREAHEVLTRIHAGALTLGLLFALWFASNGIEALRMALNRAYRIVEPRAYLYRRMQSLIFICLGAVALLSLAIFIVFGPIIWAAVIDIAPWLSGAERAMRVLRFATATLILAFVLTAAHRWLPAGQRRVADILPGIGFTLVTWIAAGAGFGFYLQRIATYRDTYAGLANVTAAIVFFYVLATLLLLGAELNAALMRLRAAARL, from the coding sequence ATGGAAGTCGGCGCCGGCCGCATCCGGGCACGCTTCAAGCAATCCATCGTTCGGCGCGTGGTGGGCGAGGTCTACACCCACTTCACCGCCGACGACGGCTGGGCGATGGCAAGCCATCTCGCCCTTCAGACGCTGCTGTCCCTCTTCCCCTTCCTGATCGTGGTCGCGGCCATCGCCGGCATCATCGGCTCGCAGCGCCTCGCGAGCGAAGTCGCCTCGATGGTGTTCGACACGTGGCCGAAGGAGGTGGCGCGGCCGATGGCGCGCGAGGCCCACGAGGTGCTGACCCGCATCCATGCCGGCGCGCTCACCCTCGGCCTCCTCTTCGCCCTCTGGTTCGCCTCGAACGGTATCGAGGCGTTGCGCATGGCGTTGAACCGCGCCTACCGCATCGTCGAGCCGCGGGCTTACCTCTATCGCCGCATGCAGAGCCTGATTTTCATCTGTCTCGGCGCCGTGGCGCTGCTCTCGCTCGCGATCTTCATCGTGTTCGGGCCGATCATCTGGGCTGCCGTGATCGACATCGCCCCGTGGCTGTCTGGGGCGGAGCGGGCGATGCGCGTGCTGCGCTTCGCCACCGCGACCCTGATCCTTGCCTTCGTCCTCACAGCGGCCCATCGCTGGCTTCCCGCCGGTCAGCGCCGTGTGGCGGATATTCTGCCGGGCATCGGCTTTACGCTCGTCACCTGGATCGCCGCCGGCGCGGGTTTCGGCTTCTACCTCCAGCGCATCGCCACCTATCGCGACACCTATGCCGGGCTCGCCAACGTAACGGCCGCGATCGTGTTCTTTTACGTGCTCGCGACGCTGCTTCTGCTCGGTGCGGAGCTCAACGCGGCGCTGATGCGCCTGCGCGCCGCCGCCCGCCTCTGA